A window of Streptomyces profundus genomic DNA:
GCGCTCCCCCCGGCCACGGTGGGGTCCGCGGAACCGCCGGCGTCGGCCACAAATCGGGTGATCCAGATCTCAGCCCCGAGTACGTCGGAACCGGGAGAAAAGCAGATCAGCGCTGGCCGGGCGGGCTTCCCCTCACCCCGCACCGCAGATCAAACAATTGAAATCCGGCCCCGCCGCCGATGCCCGCTCCTACGCTAAGGTCGGCCGACGAAAAGCGACATCCGGCGCTGACCGGGAATGGCGGCAATCCGGTGCGCATGTTTTCCCCGCTGGGAATTCGGCGGGAGTCGGCCAGGAGGGGAACCTATGGATGTCGCGATAGCCGCCCGTGGACTGCGAAAGCGATATGGCGAACACGAGGCGCTGAAGGGCGTTGACCTTTCCGTCCGATCCGGTTCCGTCACCGCTCTGCTCGGCCCGAACGGCGCCGGGAAGACCACCGCCGTCCGCATTCTCGCCACGCTTATCAGAGCGGACGGCGGCGAGGCCACGGTGGCCGGTGTCGACGTGGCGAGGAATCCGGTCGAGGTGCGCCGCAGGATCGGTCTGACGGGCCAGTACGCCGCTCTCGACGAGCGGCTGACCGGCCGGGAGAACCTGGAACTCATCGGCAGGCTCTTCCATATCGGCCGGCCGACCGCGAGGCGGCGGGCCCAGGAGCTGCTGGAGCAGTTCGAGCTGACCCACGCGGCCAGCCGCCGGGTCTCCACCTACTCCGGTGGCATGCGGCGCCGTCTCGACCTGGCGTCCAGCCTGATCGCCAGCCCGCCGGTGCTCTTCCTCGACGAGCCGACCACCGGGCTCGACCCCAGCAGCAGGACCGTGCTGTGGGGGATGGTCAGGGAGCAGGTGCGGCAGGGCGTGACGGTGCTGCTGACCACTCAGTACCTCGAAGAGGCCGACCAGTTGGCCGAGCGGATCACCGTCATCGACAAGGGTCTTCGGGTCGCCGAGGGCACCCCGGACGAGCTGAAGCGCACGGTCGGCGGTGAGCGGCTTGAGATCACCTTCGCCTCGGTGGAGTCCCTTCCGCTCGCCGTGAAGGCCCTCCAGGGCGTCGGGTTCCCGGCGCCGGTCGCCGAGGACGACGACTGCCGGGTCTCCGCCCCGTTGGAGAACGGCCTCGCCGGGATCGCGGCGGCGTCCACCGCGTTGCAGCAGGCGGGGTTGACGGTCCTCGACTTCTCCGTCCGCAAGCCGTCGCTCGACGACGTCTTCCTGGAACTCACCGGCCAGCCGGGCGCGCCCAAGGCGCCGGAGCCCGGCACCACAGCGGAGGTCGCACGATGACGGACACGGTGCAGCGGCAGGCGCCGCCCCCCGTCCCGGTGAGCCTGGAACCGCGACCGCAGCGGGTCGTGCAGGAGATGGTGGCGGACTCGATCGCGCTGATCGGCCGGCACATGAAGCACATCGCCAGGACGCCGGAGAAGCTGATCGGCGTCACCGTGATGCCGATCGCCTTCGTGCTGGTCTTCGGCTACATGTTCGGCAGCGCGATGACGGTGCCGGGCGGCGGTAACTACCGCGAGTTCATCATGGCCGGCATCTTCGTGCAGATGATGCTCGCCGGGATCGGCACCACGGCCGTCGGGGTCTCGACCGATCTGGAGAACGGCCTGGTCGAGCGGTTCCGTTCCCTCCCGATGTCGCAGGTGGCGGTCCTGGTGGGCCGCACGGTCTCGGACCTGGTGCTGACGATCATGTCGTGCGTCGGCATCACCGTGGTCGGCCTCATGATCGGCTGGCGGGCGCACAACGGGGTGTGGAAGACCCTCGCCGCGTTCGGGCTGATCCTGCTGCTCGGCTACTCGGTGGCCTGGGTGGGCGCGTTGATCGGCCTGGTGGTCCGCAACGCCGAGGCGGTCAGCTCCATCGCGGCGTTCATCACGATGCCGCTGGCGTTCCTGTCGTCGGCGTTCTTCCCGCTGACGAACCTGCCGAGCTGGCTGCGCACCATCGCCGAGTGGAACCCGATCAGTTCGGTGGTGAGCGCCTGCCGCGAGCTGTGGGGCAACCCGACCGCGGTCACCGACGAGAGCGCCACCGTCATGCAGAACCCCTTGCCCTACGCGGTGATCGGGCCCCTGCTGGTGTTGGCGATCACCATACCGCTCGCCTCCCGCGCCTACCGGCGCGCGGTGTCCAACTGACGTCAGGACGGGCGCGCGGCGTCCTTCCCCCGCGCACTGGGATCGGAGAGTATGGATCGTGACTGATGACGCCATAGTGGTGCTCGGCCTGGGGGGTTCGCCGCGAGCAGGATCGACGACGGAGCGCGCCCTGCGGGTGTGTCTGGAGGCCGCGGAGCAACGCGGCGCCGTGACGCGGATGATCGCGGGCGAGAAGCTCAACCTGCCGCTGTACGACCCGAATGTCGCGCTGCGCAGCGACCGGGCCCGCTACCTGGTGCGGCAGATCGCCCAGGCCGACGGGATCATCCTGGCCACCCCGGCCTACCACGGCACCATCTCCGGGCTGGTGAAGAACGCCCTGGACTATGTGGAGGACCTCAGGGGCGCGGACCGGCCGTACTTCACCGACCGGGCCGTCGGCTGCCTCTCGGTCGGGCAGGGCTGGCAGGGTCCCGCGTCGGCCCTGGCCGCGCTGCGGGACACCGCGCACGCGCTGCGTGGCTGGCCGACGCCGCTGGGCGTGACGATCAACACCGAGGCCGGGGTCTTCGAGGCGGACGGCACGTTCGCCGACACGAGCCTGCACAACCAGCTGCGGGTACTCGGCACCCAGGTCGTCGAGTTCGCCCAGATGAACCACGCGCTCCGCTTCGCCCAGATGACCAGGGCGCTGCGCCAGTCGGCGCAGCGGGAGCGGATCGGCACGCCGGACTCCGACGTCCGCACACGCCTGTCGGCCGGGGCCGACGTCCAGTGGTCCGCCATGGCTGCCGGCCGCTGAGACGCCCGGCAGCCACCGAGGAGAAGCACGAGAGAAGGAGCACCATGACGAACCCCTTCGAGGACGAGAACGGCACGTTCCACGTCCTGGTCAACGACGAGCGGCAGCACTCCCTCTGGCCCTCGTTCGCCGAGGTGCCGGCCGGCTGGACGGTCGCGCTCAGCGAGGTCACCCGGGAGCAGGCCCTGGAGTACGTGAACGAGAACTGGACCGACATGCGGCCGAAGAGCCTGGTCGACGCCATGGGTGGCTGAGGCCCGCCTCCCGGGCGCGCGTCGAGGCCGGTGCGGTGGGGCGGCGTGGCCCCTGACGTACCGGCCCTCGGCGACGGGTGGTGGGCGGCGCGGCACCGCGGTCGGTGCCGGCCGGCCACCGCCCGGCGCGTTCGGCTCAGGGGGTACAGCTCACCTTGATGGTGTCCATGAGTGCCAGGACGGCCCGGGCGGAGGGCAGGATCATCCTGCCCTCCTGGGTGAGCCTGGCACCGCCGGAGTCACGGGTGAACAGCTGGGTCCCCAACGACTGCTCCAGGCACTTGACCTGGTAGCTGATGGCGGACTGCGAGTACTTCAACGCGACGGCCGCCTCGTCCATTCGCCCTATCTCGGCGATCGAGACGAAAGCGC
This region includes:
- a CDS encoding LysR family transcriptional regulator; this translates as MHEREFRAFVSIAEIGRMDEAAVALKYSQSAISYQVKCLEQSLGTQLFTRDSGGARLTQEGRMILPSARAVLALMDTIKVSCTP
- a CDS encoding MbtH family protein is translated as MTNPFEDENGTFHVLVNDERQHSLWPSFAEVPAGWTVALSEVTREQALEYVNENWTDMRPKSLVDAMGG
- a CDS encoding NADPH-dependent FMN reductase; the protein is MTDDAIVVLGLGGSPRAGSTTERALRVCLEAAEQRGAVTRMIAGEKLNLPLYDPNVALRSDRARYLVRQIAQADGIILATPAYHGTISGLVKNALDYVEDLRGADRPYFTDRAVGCLSVGQGWQGPASALAALRDTAHALRGWPTPLGVTINTEAGVFEADGTFADTSLHNQLRVLGTQVVEFAQMNHALRFAQMTRALRQSAQRERIGTPDSDVRTRLSAGADVQWSAMAAGR
- a CDS encoding ATP-binding cassette domain-containing protein translates to MDVAIAARGLRKRYGEHEALKGVDLSVRSGSVTALLGPNGAGKTTAVRILATLIRADGGEATVAGVDVARNPVEVRRRIGLTGQYAALDERLTGRENLELIGRLFHIGRPTARRRAQELLEQFELTHAASRRVSTYSGGMRRRLDLASSLIASPPVLFLDEPTTGLDPSSRTVLWGMVREQVRQGVTVLLTTQYLEEADQLAERITVIDKGLRVAEGTPDELKRTVGGERLEITFASVESLPLAVKALQGVGFPAPVAEDDDCRVSAPLENGLAGIAAASTALQQAGLTVLDFSVRKPSLDDVFLELTGQPGAPKAPEPGTTAEVAR
- a CDS encoding ABC transporter permease, which gives rise to MTDTVQRQAPPPVPVSLEPRPQRVVQEMVADSIALIGRHMKHIARTPEKLIGVTVMPIAFVLVFGYMFGSAMTVPGGGNYREFIMAGIFVQMMLAGIGTTAVGVSTDLENGLVERFRSLPMSQVAVLVGRTVSDLVLTIMSCVGITVVGLMIGWRAHNGVWKTLAAFGLILLLGYSVAWVGALIGLVVRNAEAVSSIAAFITMPLAFLSSAFFPLTNLPSWLRTIAEWNPISSVVSACRELWGNPTAVTDESATVMQNPLPYAVIGPLLVLAITIPLASRAYRRAVSN